The uncultured Mailhella sp. genome segment ACCGTGCTCAAGCGCCGCGGCGGCCGCGTGTACGCCGAACTGCTGCATCACAAGATTCTGCTCATCAGCGCCATCGACGGCGACAAGCATGTTTCCGACTGGGATCACTACCTCTATAATCCCGACGAGTTCCCCCGCATCAAGAAGTTCCTCGGCGAGGAATACTTCCTCCTGCTCTCCTGCGATTCCTTCTTCTGCAACTCCGAAGCCGCCGCAGCCTACAACGCCTTCAAAACCCTCCACGACGACTTCGCCACCTTCATCCGCTCCGTGTCCTACGACCGCATCGAATGCGCGAAATTCAAAAAGCTCTACCTGCTCAAAACCGGCCACGAAATGACTTCCCATACCCCGGTCGAAGAGTTCCACAGCGAACAGTTCAGCGAAGCCTATGAAGCCCTGCTCGCCGCTAATGAACAGGCCCTCAATACCGTCGAAGGCCTCCTTACCAAAATCGAAAACTTTGAACTCAAACTCGACAAATTCTATACCGCCGGCATCTCCTGGACCACTACTAAAAAAAGCCTGAACGCACGTTACCAGGTCTGGCTCCACGCCACAGAAGTGTAAGCAAGAGAGAGAGGGAAGAGAGTTTGCGGGGGAAGGAGAAAACCCTTTTGTAAAAGGGCTTTTCTCCTTTCCCCGCACCCCTATCCTCTTTCCTAAAACTTTTATTATTTCAGGCTGATCTCTCTCTTTTCAAGGGCACACGGCGAAGATTTCTTCACTGTGCTGCCCTTTTTTGTGCCTGAGCGGCGCACACGATATCGCAGAGAGCAAACGTTCTCCCAGCGCTTCAATACTCGGCACTGAGATTTTCGGGGGCGTCGAGATGATAAAGAGTTGGCGGGGAAAGGGGAAAACCCTTTTGAAAAAGGGCTTTTCCCCTTTCCCCGCACCCCTATCCTCTTTCCTAAAACTTTTATTATTTCAGGCTGATCTCTCTCTTTTCAAGGGCACACGGCGAAACTTTCTTCACTATGCTGCTTTTTTTGTGCCTGAGCGGCGCACACGTTACCGCAAAGCGCAAGACCTCCCCGCCGCTTCAACAACCGTCATCGAAGTTTACCGTCGGCCGGGGGGCCTGATGTCGTCCGAGACCCCAGAGCGTGGAAAAGCAGCCTTCCGGCCTGCTTTTGCAGCCCGGCCCTCGGTGATCCCTCCAAAATATCCGGAAATCTCTTCCTTACTCACGACTGTCCGACTTTTGTCGGACAGGAGTCGGCCACCGCAGGTGGGCGCGACAGCGCACACCTGCACTGCGTCCGCAGACCGAACAGCGCCCCGCAGCCTCGCAACCGCTGCCGTTTCCCCTCTCCCGCGAGTCTTCGGCTACGCGCCCTGCTCCCGCGCTCCCGCCCCGCCGAACGGCAACACCGTCGGCGGAATCAGGGGGGCCCGGGGGGGGAATTATTTCCCCCGGCGGGGGCCGGGGCAGAGCCCCGCTGCTCCGGCTAGTCCACCTTCCTATCCTTCTCCGATGCTCCGGTCTGTCCGTCTTCCTATTCTGCCTTTCTTGAGGAGAGGTGTTTTTGAATTTTCTCTATGAATTGCCGCATGGCGTCGGAGGGGCGTTTTGCGTAAACGATGCCGTAGGGCATGTGATAGTTCCAGGCGACGGGCAGGGTTTTCATGGCGGGGTGGACGCCCTTCCAGATATCCAGCGTTTCCATGAGGCATCCGCGCTGTTCGCACTCATTGAATATGCCGACGTCGTAGAAATGCGGCGCATCGATGAGTGCTATATCTGGGTGATTTCTTTCAATATCGTCGCGCATGCTATTCAGCACGAGGGATTCTCCGCGGCGGACGAGGATAAGCGTTTCTCCGCTGAGGTCGTTCCAGGTCAGGGCGCATTTTTCTGCCAGCCGATGATTTTTCGGCACGGCGATGCAGCAGTTCACCGGCTCCAGCAGGAGCATGTTGTATCGCTGCTTCCAGGTGAGCGAGTCGCAGGGGCCGACGAAGCAGTCGATGTCTCTGCCCAGGGAGTCCAGCATAAGTTCCATGCTGTTCGGGCTGTCGTCGAACGGAACGATCTGCACGGAAAAGGCAATTTCGCCGTCATCAATTTCCGACCACAGATCCACCAGCGTTCTGCATGGGCGCAGTATCGACGTGCCCACGCGAACCGTCTGTCGGGCGTCGCCGGCAATGCGACGGGCACGGGCCATAGCCTGTTCCGACAACCTGATAATATTTTTGGCGTCCGTGTATATGGAGCGTCCTGCCGGGGTCAGGCGCACGCCCTGGTTGGTGCGCTCAAGCAACGCGACTCCGACTTCCGACTCCAGTTTGTTGATCTGATTCATGACGGAAGCAGGCGTCGTGTACAACGTTCTGGACGCCTTCAGAAAGCTCCCCTGCTCCGCCGCCGCAATAAACGTGGTCAGTTCCCGACTATACACAGCGACCTCGTTTTCAGATTTTCTAAAAACCATTTTAATATTTTGGTATCTTCTCTGTCAATTTTTTCTCCGCTACAACAGCATCATAACACCAGGCGGAGGAAAAGCATGAAAACAACCATTCTGAACAACGGCGTGTCCATGCCCGTTGTCGGCTACGGCACGTATCAAACGCCGCCGCGCCTGACGGAAGCATGCGTGGCCGCCGCGCTTTCCGCGGGATACCTTTCCATAGACACGGCGCAATGCTACGGCAACGAACGGGAAGTCGGTCTTGCCTGCCGGCGATCCGGAATTGCGCGCGAGCGGCTGTTCATCACCACCAAGCTGTGGGGCTGCCGCGGCTATTCGGACACGCTCCGCTCCATCGACGCCTCTCTGAACGCCCTGGATCTCGGCTATATTGATCTTCTGCTGATTCACGAGCCCTCGGGAGACACGCACGAAATTTATCGCGCCATGGAAACCGCCTATGGAAAAGGTCTGCTTCGAGCCATCGGCGTTTCCAACTTTCTGGAAGAGCGCTATTTGGATCTGACGCGTCACTGCACGGTGATTCCGGCCGTCAATCAGGTGGAAACCCACGTTTTCCGCCAGCAGAAGAAGCTCCGGGAGCTGGAACAGCAACTGGGCACTATCCATGAAAGCTGGTCGCCGCTGGCCTGCGGGCGTCACGGCATACATCAGCAGCCCGAGCTGCTCGACATGGCCGCGCGATATGAGAAAACCGTTGCACAGATTGCGCTGCGCTTTCTCACGCAGCAGGGAATCGTGGTCATTCCCAAGAGCACCGATCCGCGGCACATGCGGGAAAATCTGGATTCCCTGAACTTTGATATGAGCACGGAAGACATGCAGACCATCGAAGGACTCGACGAAGGTCGGAGTCTGTTCGGCTGGTGGTAGGAGAAGAAGTCATGCCCAAAAACATTCTGATTTTAAACGGCGCGGCCAGAAAAAACGGACGCACAGCCGGACTGATTCAAGCCTTTGCGGAAGGCGCACGCCGCGCAGGACACCGGGTTCGCGAGTTTTATCTGACCGACATGAACATACACGGATGCCTGGGATGTCTGCACGCAGGACGGAACGCCCACAATCCCTGCGTGCAGAAAGACGACATGGAACAGATTTACGCCGCGTTTGCGGAATGCCATGTGGTGGCGTTTGCATCTCCCGTGTATTTCTGGACGGTGACCGGACCGCTGAAGACGGCGGCGGATCGCCTGTATGCGGAACTGGAATGTCTGGGATACGCGGGTTTTGCGCGGGAAAGCGTGCTGCTCATGACGGCCGGAGGTTCGGACTATTCGCAGGCGGTCACATGGTACCGCACCTATGAGCGGAATCTGGGCTGGAAGAACCGGGGCGAAATTCTGGGAAGCGGAAAAACGGACGCCGCCCGACGGCTCGGCGCTTCCCTCTAAGCTTCAAAAAAAGGAACATCACATGAAAAAGACACTGCTTGTGGTAGGTGCAGGCAAGGGGCTGGGCAACGCCGTTGCCCGGATGTTTGCGGAACACGATTTTCGCGTGGTACTGATGTGCCGCAACGCGGAACGTCTGATCGAATACCGGAACGCTTTGCGCGCGCAAGGCATGGACGTGGAAACGCAGGTCGCCGACGCCGCGGATCAAAGCGCTCTTGCCGCGTCTCTGCGGGAAGCCGTGCAGCGGTACGGCGTGCCGGACGTTCTGTTCTATAACGTCGGCACGACGACGGCAGACGCCGACCTTGCCGAGAACATGAACGCGGAAATCATGCGGCAGCGCTATGCCGGCGACGTGCTCGGCGCATACACCTGCATTCAGGAAATGAACTGCGAGGCCTTCCGCCAAAAGCAGGGAGCCGTTCTCATTACCGGCGGCGGCTTGTCGCTGTATCCCAGCGCGGATTATCTCCCCCTTTCCATGGACAAGGCCGCACTGCGCGCCATGGTGCTGGCACTGCATCCGGTCCTGAAGGAACAGGGAATCTACCTCGGTTCCGTTCAGGTCTGCGGCTTGATCGGTGGATCCGAAAAATACATGCCGAACAACATCGCCGAACTGTTCTGGAACCTCTATCAGGGCCGCTCGGAAATCGAAATCGTGTACTGATGAAGAGAGAAAGAGATGGCGGGGAAAGGGGAAAACCCTTTTGAAAAAGGGCTTTTCCCCTTTCCCCGCACCCCTATCCCCTTTCCTAAAACTTTTATTATTTTCAGGCTGATCTCTCTCTTTTCAAGGGCGCACAGCGAAACATTCTTCAACCGTGCCGCCCTCTTTGGAAAATGAAAAGGAAAAAAAGGAAGAGAGCTTGCGGGGGAAGAAGAAAACCCTTTTGTAAAAGGGCTTTTCTCCTTCCCCCGCGCCCCCATCCTCTTTCCTAAAACTTTTATTATTTCAGGCTGACTCTCTGTTTTCAAGGGCACACGGCGAAGCTTTCTTCACTGTGCTGCCCTTTTTTGTGCCTGAGCGGCGCACACGTTACCGCTGAGCGCAAACTCTCTCCCAATGCTTCAACAGCCGTCATCGAAGTTTGTCGTCGGCCGCAGTTCCTGATGTCGCCCGGAGACCCATGAGCGTTGAGAAGCAGCCTTCCGGTCTGCTTTTGCAGCCCGGCCTCGGTGATCCCTCCAAAATATCCGGAAATCTCTTCCTTACTCACGACTGTCCGACTTTTGTCGGACAGGAGTCGGCCACCGCAGGTGGGCGCGACAGCGCACACCTGCACTGCGTCCGCAGACCGAACAACGCCCGCAGCCTCGCAACCGCTGCCGTTTCCCCTCTCCCGCGAGTCTTCGGCAACGCGCCCTGCTCCCGCGCTCCCGCCCCGCCGAACGGCAACGCCTTCGGCGGAATCAGGGGGGCCCGGGGGGAATTATTTCCCCCGGCGGGGTCCGGGGCAGAGCCCCGAGTGCTCTTGCCTGGTCTCCCTTCCACTCAATCCCGGGGCAGCGCCCCGCTGCTCTGGCCTGTCCTTCTTCCTCTTTAAACGCCAAGGGGCGACCCCGTGAAGGAGTCGCCCCGAGAGTTCATCCAAGGTCAGGCCGTCAGATAAGCCAGCCCATGGGGATAAGGGACAGCTTGGGGAAGACCGTAAGCAGGAGGAGCATGACGACTTCCACAAACAGGAAGGGGAGCAGGTTCTTGACCAGGGCCGGCAGCTTGAGGTTGCCGATGCCGCACACCACATAGAGAACCGTGCCGACGGGGGGCGTGATGACGCCGATGCCGAGGTTCAGGATGAAGATGAGGCCGAAGTGGTAAGGATCGATACCGGCGTCCAGGATCAGCGGATAGAACACAGGCGCGAAGATGAGGACGTTGGGGGTAAGGTCCATGACCATGCCGATCAGGAACAGGAACACGTTGATGAGCAGCAGCAGGATGATCGGGGAATCCTTGAACGGAGCGAACAGGGAGATGATCTGCTGCGGGATGTCGGCGAGGGTGATGAAGTAGCCGATGGCGGTAGCGGTGGCCACGATCATCATAACGGCGGCGGTGGTACGGGCGGAAGAGGCGCTGACCTTGAGCAGGTCCTTGAGGCCGATTTCACGGTACCAGAGCAGGCACACCAGGATGGCGTACACAGCGGCGAAGGCGCCGCCTTCGGTGGGGGTGAACACGCCGAAGCGGATGCCGCCGAGCAGGAGCACGGGCATCATGAAGGCGGGGGTGGCGTCGATAAGAATCTTCTTCTTCTCTTCGCGGGTGAACTTGATGGTTTCATGGTAGCCGTCGAGGCGAACGATGAAGAACCACATGATCATCAGGGCGAGGCCGATGAAGAGACCGGGGAAAAGACCGATCATGAACAGCTTGGTGATGGACAGGCCGCTCACGCAGGAGCCGAGGATGATGAAGTTGGTGCTGGGCGGGATGATGGGGCCGAGGATGGCGCCCGAAGAGATGATGGCGCCCGCGCGGCCGGGACGATAGCCGACCTGCTTCATCATGGGCAGCAGCAGGCCGCCGAGGGCGGCGGCTTCGCCGACGGAGCTACCCATGAGGCCTGCGAAGATGACAGAAGCCACGATGGCGGCGTAGCCGAGGCCGCCGCGCACGCCGCCGATGAGAAGCTGGGCGAACTGCACGACGCGTTTCGACAGGCCGCCGGCAGCCATGATTTCACCGGCGAAAACGAAGAAGGGAATGGCCATCAGCGGATAGTTGTTGGCGCCGTCGAGCATGCAGGAAGCGATGGTCATGGGGTCCCACATGTCGGCGTGGAACATGAGGACCATGGCGCAGAGCACGAGCACCATGGCGATCGGAATGCCGAAGCACAGGAAAACGAAGAGAGATCCAAGAAAAAGAAAAAGTTCCATACTCTCTCCTCTTATTAGTGCTGAAGCTCGGACAGATCCATACCCTCGCTCTTCTTGAATTCAGAGGCGGGGGTGCGGATGACGGTGATGAGATCGCGCAGCTGCAGAACGATGGCTGCGGCGGCCATGATGGGAAGCGTGGAGTTGATGATGGACATATTGACGTACGTGGCGATGGCGTAGGTGTCAAGGGTCATCAGCACATAGGAGACGCCGCCCTGAAGCAGCACGACGAGGGCCGCGATGGACAGCAGAATGGCGATGATGTTCACCACCTTGCGGCAGTTGCCCTGCAGAAGATCCACCACCATTTCCACGGCGATGTGCTTCTTGCGGTAGAAGGCTTCGATGGCGCCGAAGAAGGTGATGTAGATGAAGAGGAAGCGCGCCCATTCCTCGCTCGGCGGATAGCCGGAGTTGAAGCAGTAGCGCAGAACGGCGTTAAGGAACACCAGGCCGATCATGCCAAGGAAGATGCAGGCGCAGAAGATCTGGAACGCGACTGCGCCGGCCTGGTTGGCCTTATTCCTGGTAGAAGAAGATTCACTCATAGAGACCTCAGAGAACCAGCCAGAGATTCAGAGACAAAAAGGGAGCCTGCCTCAAGACAGGCTCCCGGTTACAGGCAAAGACTACTTGAAGCTGGCGGCCTTGTCGAAGATGGCCTGAGCGTTGGGCACGTAGGTCTTTTCGTTGGAAGCGTCGGTGAACATGGTCCAGGTGCGCTTGGCGGCTTCGGTCATGAAGTCCTTCATGGCCTGAGTGGGTTCGGAAACGGTGCCGCCGTGGCTTTCGATTTCGGCGATGGACTTCTTGTCCATATCCTGCACGAGCTTCCAGATGTCTTCAGCGGCCATCTTGGCGGCTTCGTTGAACCAGGCCTTGTCCTGATCGGGCAGGGACTGATACAGCTTTTCATTGATGAAGAGGCTGTGGATGACGAGGATGTGACCGGTCAGAGTGATCTGGGGGCACTTTTCGTAAACCTTGGTGGAGGTGATGTCGGAGAGCGGGCTGTCGCCGCCGTCGATGACGCCCTGGTCAACGGAGCTCATGACTTCGGCGAAGGGCATGGCCTGGCCGTTGATGCCGCATTCCTTGGCGAAGGTGGTGTACAGGGTGATGTTCGGCACGCGGAGCTTGAGGCCCTTGATGTCGTCAATGCTGTGGACGGGCTTCTTGGTGTAGAAGTGGCGGAAGCCCAGAGGGAACATGTTGAGGGTGCGCAGGCCGGACTTTTCGGTAAATCCGTCGGTGAGGAGGTCGAAGATGCCGCCGTTGATGGCCTTGTAGGCGTGCTCATAGCTGTCGTAGAGCATGGGAGTTTCCATCATGGCCATGGCGGGATGGAACGAGGCAACCTGAGTGCCGGTGGCGCACATTTCAATGGTGCCGCGACGGGTGTCGGCGATATACTTGTCTTCCTTTCCGAGAGAGCTGTTGGGGTACACCTTGACCTTGTACTTGCCGTTGGAAAGCTTTTCAAGATATTCGCCGAACTTGTGCATGCCGATGGTTTCCGGTTCGCCTTCGGCCTTCATGCCGGCAATCTTGATGACTTTGGCGGCCTGGGCGGTGCCGACCATGGCGGTGGCGCCGATCATCAGACCCATGATCAGGGAAAGAGCAACAAAGCGTTTCATAAGTCCTCCTCAGAACTTGTTCGGATATGCCGCCTTGGCATATTGTGTTGCGCCGCCGACGTGAACCAACGCCGACGGCTCTCCCGCATGCGGCTTGTCCGCATATGCGAGTCTGTCTTTTGTGTACTATACTTCCGTGAGTTATGCAATATGAAGTCCTGTCTTTTTATGCCTGCGCGGAAGAAGGTTCCTTGGCCGAAGCGTTCGACGAGGGCTCTTCAAAGACAATGGAAGGCAGCGGCTGAACAGTTCTGCGGCCGGGTCGGCAGAGCTTCATCATGGCGTTGAGGTAGTCGCGGCGCTTGTCGAGATAGAAGGCCAGGGGCTGGGAGAAGTTGCGTCCCACAAGGCCGTCCACGAAAAGCTGACTGATGTCGCGTTCGCGCAGGAGCACGAGCTGCGCGCGTGCGAACACGGTTCTGTCGGCCTGACTCATGTTCTTCACCAGTCGGCGGAAGGCGTCCTGGGCGCGGGGCTGGTAGTACCAGAAGTACATGAGGTCGAGAGCGTTGATGATGAGCGCGAGCTCAAGCTTGCGGGCCTCGCCGGAAAGTTCGTCCACGCGGCCTTCGGAGCGGGCCAGCTTGATGAGGATGTCCTCTTCGGGGAAGAGGAGCTCAAGTCTGGTGTAGCAGGCGAACACGCGGGAGATCTTGCCGTCGTAGTCCCAGCGGCGCATGCGGCGGTTGTTCTGACTGTCGGCGTAGCCCTCGATGACGGCGGCCACGGTGTCGGAGGCGAGCTTGGAAATGATGGCCGCGCTCGGCACGGTGTAGAACAGCGGATCGGCCACGCCGGACAGCAGCAGGATGGCCACGAACGCCTGATTGTACCACGACGACACCGGAATGGCGAGCGCGCTGCGGAACAGGTTGCCGATGGCCGCCTCGCGGGGGAAGCCGCGATAGATGTTGTGGGCGCAGATGTAGATGGCGTTCACGAAGTTGAGCACGGCGAACACGATGCCGGGATGCTCTCGCACGCTGAGACCGCAGAGGTTTTCGAGGAACCAGACGCGCACGATGACCTCAAGCAGCGCCACGGATATGCCGGTGTACATGAGCGAATCGCAGATGCGGCTGATGCTCACGTGATCCTTCCATCGCAGCAGGGTGTTGCGCGTGGTGCCGTTGCCGGCGACGACCATCTGAATGATGTTGCGTATGCCCGTGATGCCGAACCATATGAACGTGCCGAACCAGGCGAGGAACCACCAGTCCTGGGTGTAGAGGAAGGAGGCCACCGAGGGAATGAAGCCCGCCATGACCTTGATCCAGTTGGTCACGGTGGTGCTGAGATAGGCGGAACCGGGCTTGTCGTCCCTGCGGGGCTCCCTGTCTTCGAGCAGGGCGTTGGCCGGAGGCGTGTTGATGCCGCCGAGGCTCACCACGTTGCCCGGACGCTGAATTTCGCTGTTGTCGTCGGGGAGCCAGGCGCGATGTCTGGCCTGCCGGAAGTGGCGAAGCCCCGGCACGTGACGGATGGCGCGGGTGAGACCGGAAACGTTTTCCCTGTCGTCCTCGTAGCTTACGCGTTCCTCGATGCGGGTGTGAACGGGAATTTCGCCCATGTACTCGCTATTTTCGCGCAGGGTTTTCTTGGCGCGGGAAGGCAGGGTTTCGGTATAGACGAAGCCCATGCCGAAGGAACGGCCGTTGTTGTCGCGCACGGAATTGGAACCGATGCGGCTTTTCAGCGGATTCTTGCGGTAGTATTCCCAGAGCGTGGGAATGTTGCTCTGAATGCTGCGGAACTTGGCGGCCCGTTCGACTTCGCCGCTTTCTTCCAGATTGTCGAGAATCTCGTGCACCATCTGCTTGATGCGGGGGCCGCGGCCTTCGTTGAGCACGCGCTGCAGCTCGTTGATGGCGGGCAGATCGTTGAGCAGACCTTCGTGCCAGTCCTTAAGATTAAAGAGCTCCAGATGCGTGATGCAGCAGTCGCAGTCGTAGAGCAGTTCGAGCACGTCGCGCACGTTGAGTCCGGCGAGGTTCAGAATGAGGCGGTAGCCGGTGTGCAGGGTGGAGAGCTCCTCCACCATCTGCGCGGGCGAGCGCGTGAACATCACGGGCACGTCCTTCTGATCCGCGCCGATTTCGGGCAGATCCGAACCCTCAAGCCAGTCTCTGGCAATGACCGTGCTCGTGAGATTCTCCAGTTCCAGAATCTCGCGTTCGGCGGCGCCGTCGTCGTCCTGACCGGCAACCACGCGTTCCTTGAGCTCTTGGGCCCGAATCTTCGCAAAGGGCAGCACGTGACCGTGCATGCACTCGGCCAGATGCTCGAACGAAGGCTGACCGAGGCCCACGCAGGCCATGAGGCGTCCGGCCTTGATTTCGGGTATTTCCGTGCCCCACGCCCGGGAAAGTTCCCTGCGCTTGCCCTCGTTCCAGCGATCGAGGGCGTCGAGCGTGCGGGCCTTGCGCCATTCCACGGCCTCGCGGCCCTGCGCGGTGAGGGCCTGCATCTTGTCCGACTCCAGAAATTCGAGGAAGTCTCCGGACGCGCTGAAGCCGCGCGGTACCCACACCATGCTCACGTAGCGCCCGCGGAACGGACAGCGCACCTCAAGACCCACGCGCACGTGAATGCCCATGATGGCCGCGGCGTCGAGAATTTCCCTGGCGGCCGCGTAGTCTATGTAGTTGGAATATACCACCGTGAGATAGCGCAATCCCTTGATCCAGGCGTCCATGATGAGATGCGTGGGCGTCTTGCGACCGCGCGAATGGGCGTCGTACACATGATCGTCGAAGGAAAGCTGATTCCATTCCTCCGGCATTTCCGGCAGATGATAGCGCGCGAGCATCTTGCGCACCACGCGCGGCGTGCCCTGCGCGGCCTTGCGGAAATCGTGCGCCAGCTTGAGCTGCGTGAGCGGAGAATCCTGCGCGCGCACGAGATCCTTCATGATCTGGAGAAGCACGCGGGCCGTGTTGCGCCGCAGCATGGAGTGCGCGCTGCTCATCACTTCGTCGTACAGGGCCTGAAGCGCCATGATGCGGTCGTCCGCCTGGCCGACTTCCAGATTGGTGAGCAGGTTGATGACGGCATAGGCCACCCGCGAAACGCGGGAAATCACCAGTCCCTTGATGCCGTGCGGATGCAGATTGGCGTCGAAAACGCGGCTCTGCGCCTTGTCCGGGCATTCCAGTATTCTGTTGACCAGAGTCAGGATTTCTCTGTCCTGCCTGTCAAAATAGAAACTTACCGACATGCTCCTCTCCATGTGTCGCTGTCGCGCCTGAGCGCGTATCTTCACCGGCGGCAAGTCCGCCGGGACGAATGCGCGGATTCTCCGGCAAAAGCTCTGCCCTGCCGAGAAACCGGACGCTTCTTCTACAATAAGACAGTGAGTGTAGTCTTTGTTACGTCAATGTGTCAATAGTGTTTTTTTTTCACACAATCATTTTCCGCAATATTCTTTTCTGCTTGCGGAAGCGTTCCGATGCTTTTATACTCCGGGCACTTCCCCGCAGGACCGCCTATGAACAAAGCAGACAGCCGCAAGAAAAATCTTCTGGAATTCCTCAACAAGCGCGGCTACGCGACCATTGAGGAACTCGCGCAGAATTTTTCCGTCACGCCGCAGACCATGCGCCGGGACATCAATCAGCTCGCCGACGAAGGACGGGTGCAGCGTTTTCACGGCGGCGTGGGCATGCCCCTCAGCACGGAAAACATCATTTACGATCAGCGCAAGCTGCTCTTCACCGACGAAAAGCGCCGCATTGCCGAGCTTGCCGCCCGGCACATTCCCGACGGGGCGTCGCTGTGCATCAACATCGGCACCACCACCGAGGCGGTGGCCTTCGCCCTGCTCGATCACAAGAATCTGCGCATTCTCACCAACAATCTTAACGTGGCGCGCATCTGCGCGGGCAACGAAACGTTCGAGGTCATCATTGCGGGCGGCACGGTGCGTTCCCACGATCTCGGCGTCATCGGCCCCGAAACCGAACAGTTCATCCAGGAATTCCGCATGGATTTCGGCATCATCGGCATTTCCGGCATCGACGGGGAAGGGAATCTGCTCGATTACGACTATCGGGAAGTTTCGGTGGCGCGCGCCATCATTGCGCATTCGCGGCGGGTGTTTCTCGTGTGCGACAAATCCAAGTTCGGGCGTCCGGCCATGGTGCGGGTCGGACATGTGAGCCAGCTCGAAGCCGTGTTTTCCGACGGGCCCCTGCCCTCCCGCTGGCAGAGTCTCATTCGGGATTCCGGCGCTCACCTCTATCTCGCCTGAGGAGGCCGTCATGCCGGAAGCGTGCGGGACGTCCCGCCGGGAAGTGCTGATTTTTGCGCTGCTCACCGCAGCCTGCGTGGCCGCCGACGCCATGCTCTACGTGACGCTCCCCGTGTTCTGGCGCGAAGCCGGTCTTGATTCGCTCTGGGAAGTGGGCGTGGTGCTGGCTCTGAACCGGCTGGCCCGGCTGCCGCTCAATCCGCTCATCGGCTGGGCGTACACGCGCCTGAACACGAAAACCTGCGCCGCGTTTGCCGCGCTGCTTTCCGCGCTCATTCCCGTGGGATACGCCTTCGCGTCCTCGCTGGCGGCGTGGGCTGCGCTGCGCGTGCTGTGGGGGCTGGCCTGGTCGCTTCTCAAGCTGGGCGGCCTGTTCACGGTCATGGCCGCGGCGGGTCAGAAGAACCGGGGCTACTTCATGGGCCTGTTCACCGGAACCTACCGCCTCGGCAATCTGGCAGGCATGCTGGGCGGCGGTCTTCTGGCCGACCTTGCAGGACTGCGCGTCGCCCTGCTCGCCGGCGCGGCTGCGGCCGCCCTAGCCCTGCCCGCGGCGCTTTTTCTGCTGAGGGGCGTGCCACCCTCTCCGCGCAAAAGCAAAAACGCCGCCGTTTCTCCCAAAGCCCTGCTGCACTCGCCGGAAATTTTCTGGGTGCTTGTCACCTGCATGGCGGTCACGCTCATCATCGAGGGGTTTTTCATGTCCACGCTGTCCGCGCTCATGGCCCATCACTGGGGCGAAAGCATCACCGTGCTCGGCGTCACGGCGGGATGCGCCACGGCCGCGGGCGTGATGCAGTCGCTGCGCTGGGGCTGGGATCCGCTGCTCTCGCCGCTCGTGGGACGCCTCTCCGACGGCCGCCTCGGCCGCGTGACCATGTTTGCCGCCGGATGCTGGACAGCCGCCGGACTGTTTCTGCTCATCGGCCTTTCGCTGCCCCTCGGCCCGTGGCTTGCCGCGATTGCGGCCGTGGAGCTGTGCTGCACCGCCATGACCACCCTTTCGGACGCCCTGGCCGCAGACGCGGCTTCGCGCTCAAACGCGGTGTTCGTCATGACCGCCTACACGCTGGCCATCGACCTCGGCGCGGCGCTCGGCCCTCTCGGCGGATTCGCCGCCATCTCCCTCTGGGGCATGAACGCCGCCTACGCGCTGGCCGCCGCCGTG includes the following:
- a CDS encoding DeoR family transcriptional regulator; protein product: MNKADSRKKNLLEFLNKRGYATIEELAQNFSVTPQTMRRDINQLADEGRVQRFHGGVGMPLSTENIIYDQRKLLFTDEKRRIAELAARHIPDGASLCINIGTTTEAVAFALLDHKNLRILTNNLNVARICAGNETFEVIIAGGTVRSHDLGVIGPETEQFIQEFRMDFGIIGISGIDGEGNLLDYDYREVSVARAIIAHSRRVFLVCDKSKFGRPAMVRVGHVSQLEAVFSDGPLPSRWQSLIRDSGAHLYLA
- a CDS encoding MFS transporter; translated protein: MPEACGTSRREVLIFALLTAACVAADAMLYVTLPVFWREAGLDSLWEVGVVLALNRLARLPLNPLIGWAYTRLNTKTCAAFAALLSALIPVGYAFASSLAAWAALRVLWGLAWSLLKLGGLFTVMAAAGQKNRGYFMGLFTGTYRLGNLAGMLGGGLLADLAGLRVALLAGAAAAALALPAALFLLRGVPPSPRKSKNAAVSPKALLHSPEIFWVLVTCMAVTLIIEGFFMSTLSALMAHHWGESITVLGVTAGCATAAGVMQSLRWGWDPLLSPLVGRLSDGRLGRVTMFAAGCWTAAGLFLLIGLSLPLGPWLAAIAAVELCCTAMTTLSDALAADAASRSNAVFVMTAYTLAIDLGAALGPLGGFAAISLWGMNAAYALAAAVLALFALKWTFRPPVGTSTPS